The Gemmatimonadales bacterium nucleotide sequence CTGGACTGACGCTGCTGCAGAACGCCTGGCAGAATCACGCTCCGGCAGAGGTCCGGTCGCCGGACGCGTCGGCGGTGGACATGGTCCACTTCTCCATCGCGCCTGGCAGGTACCGCCTGGAGGTGGCGGTCGTCGATTCGGTGTCCGGACGCCGTGCGGCGTCGGCCGTGGATCTCGAGGGCTTTGCCGCGGCTCCCCCGGCATCGGACCTGTTGCTGTCGCCCCAGATCCGTCCGGCGACCGCCACCGATACGGTGCCGCGCCCGGCCGAGCTCCGCTGGGGGAAGATGCTGGTCACGGCGGCGGCCCGCTTGGAGCTCACGCCGCTCCGGCCCACCGCCTACTACCTGCTGGAGGCGTATTCGGGCAAGGAAGAGAAGGGAACCCTGAGTCTCCGGGTGACCGATTCGACCGGCAAGGTCCTGGTACGGACACCGGCCACTCCCGTCACCGTTCCGCAGGGGGGCGGAGTACTGAAGGGTCAGGTCGATCTGGCAGGGCTGCCCGGCGGAACCTACACCATGACGGCGGCACTCAGCCTGTCCCAGAGCGTGGAGCGGTCGGCCATGTTCACCATGGCCAACATCGGCGAGACCCTCACCCGGACGGTGGCCCGGCGGGAGGCGAACAAGATCACCGACGAGGGGTACTTTGCCGCCATGGCCGCGGCGGAGCTGGACGCCGCCGAGGAGCCCCTGGCGGTCATCGCGAGATCGGGCGAGCTGAGAGCCTACGACAAGACCCTGAGCGCGAACGCCAAGCGGCGCTTCCTCACCGACTTCTGGCAGCGGCGCGATCCCACGCCCGGGACGCCGCGGAACGAGAGCAGGGACGCGTTCTACCAGGCGATCGTCTACGCCAACGAGCACTACCGGGAGGGAGGGCGGACTCGCCCCGGCTGGAAGTCGGACCGAGGGCGGATCTTTCTCA carries:
- a CDS encoding GWxTD domain-containing protein; the encoded protein is MRSFRPEEGRTEVNAFVQVPYSMMGPTVEGEGGALSYQVTVRVTDSTGLTLLQNAWQNHAPAEVRSPDASAVDMVHFSIAPGRYRLEVAVVDSVSGRRAASAVDLEGFAAAPPASDLLLSPQIRPATATDTVPRPAELRWGKMLVTAAARLELTPLRPTAYYLLEAYSGKEEKGTLSLRVTDSTGKVLVRTPATPVTVPQGGGVLKGQVDLAGLPGGTYTMTAALSLSQSVERSAMFTMANIGETLTRTVARREANKITDEGYFAAMAAAELDAAEEPLAVIARSGELRAYDKTLSANAKRRFLTDFWQRRDPTPGTPRNESRDAFYQAIVYANEHYREGGRTRPGWKSDRGRIFLKNGPPDETLQREQQALAPPYEVWRYRTGKDRWYCFVDRSRGVGLFQLIHSNDVNESGLPNWREILTPEALQDVGRFLGIDFFDRSREQ